One segment of Setaria viridis chromosome 4, Setaria_viridis_v4.0, whole genome shotgun sequence DNA contains the following:
- the LOC117852607 gene encoding uncharacterized protein encodes MEGEAAARIRLVRCPRCDKFLPELPAYSVYICGGCGAALQAKKKSSAQSLHDTDNGNVKYLEVLECVPETSATKPGASTADRPETRKMADVHTKPVYGHHDSIATGPSSSNLNTSVRDDGKEAKYRHIRDWENREMGQSLRVRDISPRPSINGISPNGYHGEGLVDYHLKQRYRYSTRERPNERNLDGPSRVRGLEKDRAEILRMLDELRDQVQQSCEVTDGPSGSAPISRAADASSSYGTSDRLSQLRHDAPQLHRNGSHHSPSLNMRSPSVPRVYAALPAQQDRVGYAEPIPHARASSYPASLYPWRNFENYFFAQHDPDPLLSCRHDGFYHQAACSCMHCCHQEFMPVQGNHLGFNDQRAPYLLNSYGVYPVDSPLFGQQRHCTRGTNILSQNHPRANVSKKPAQSCEPVAGGAPFTICYNCYEVLQIPKNQSLSGKEYKLRCGSCSHAILVKLDGNRLNVSEFAVSTHLSDGQENNMRTNVQTPDERSVPVYHFSDGSPVSQEKDLHSNLSESENNNTPLGTNSEGTSHSRDLPPEDNVVSQVPSLPHRDHCESSPSEHSGVGSRSTHSEPEPEKVILLTESCKQNSVKNVCVSNKMQSPDNEFDEPEYIEDALNVRHGTGCSRTKPSDSFLTNLIKRSFKINNGMRNGRARVYVNGFPISDRAVRKAEKLAGAICPGDYWYDYHAGFWGVMGRPCLGMIPPYVPEFNYPMPKNCAGGNTSVFVNGRELHQRDLDLLVTRGLSDSPGRSYVVDNSGKVSDEVSGEELYGLGKLAPTVEKMGRGFGMRVPRFIQ; translated from the exons ATggaaggcgaggcggcggcgcggataCGGTTGGTGCGGTGCCCCAGGTGCGACAAGTTCTTGCCGGAGCTGCCTGCCTACTCCGTCTACATCTGCGGCGGATGCGGCGCCGCTCTCCAAG CAAAGAAGAAGAGCTCAGCCCAATCTTTACATGACACAGACAATGGAAATGTGAAATACCTTGAAGTGCTGGAGTGTGTTCCAGAGACATCTGCAACAAAACCTGGAGCTAGCACTGCTGATAGGCCAGAAACCAGAAAAATGGCTGATGTACATACCAAACCAGTTTACGGACATCATGATAGCATTGCGACTGGGCCAAGTTCCTCAAATCTGAACACTTCTGTTAGAGATGATGGCAAAGAGGCAAAGTACCGACACATTCGTGATTGGGAGAACAGAGAAATGGGGCAGTCATTGAGAGTAAGAGACATATCCCCGAGGCCTTCAATCAATGGCATTTCACCCAATGGTTATCATGGAGAAGGCCTTGTTGACTATCATTTGAAGCAGAGGTACAGATATTCTACTAGGGAACGCCCCAATGAAAGAAACCTGGATGGTCCAAGCAGAGTCAGGGGACTTGAGAAAGACCGTGCTGAGATTTTGAGGATGCTTGATGAGTTGAGAGACCAGGTGCAGCAATCCTGCGAGGTAACTGACGGGCCAAGTGGAAGTGCACCAATTAGTAGAGCAGCAGATGCCTCAAGTTCATATGGTACTTCTGACCGGCTGAGTCAATTGAGGCATGATGCACCTCAATTGCACCGGAATGGTTCACATCACTCCCCATCCTTGAATATGCGAAGTCCTAGCGTTCCTCGCGTTTATGCTGCACTGCCTGCACAACAAGATCGTGTTGGATATGCAGAGCCCATTCCGCATGCAAGAGCCTCTAGCTATCCTGCTAGCCTCTATCCATGGAGaaattttgaaaattatttCTTTGCACAGCATGATCCTGATCCTCTCCTCTCTTGCCGTCATGATGGCTTCTATCACCAAGCTGCTTGTTCTTGCATGCATTGTTGCCACCAAGAATTCATGCCTGTACAGGGAAACCACCTGGGCTTCAATGATCAAAGGGCTCCATATCTTCTGAACAGTTACGGGGTTTATCCTGTGGACAGTCCCTTGTTTGGTCAGCAAAGACACTGCACAAGAGGCACCAATATCTTGTCTCAGAATCACCCGAGGGCCAATGTAAGCAAGAAGCCTGCACAGAGTTGTGAACCGGTTGCAGGTGGTGCCCCTTTCACCATATGCTACAATTGCTACGAAGTGCTTCAGATACCAAAGAATCAATCCTTGTCAGGGAAGGAGTATAAATTGCGATGTGGATCATGCTCACATGCAATTCTAGTCAAGCTTGATGGAAACAGGCTCAATGTATCAGAATTTGCAGTAAGCACACATTTATCTGATGGACAGGAGAATAACATGCGAACCAATGTGCAAACTCCAGATGAGAGGTCTGTTCCAGTTTATCATTTTTCTGATGGGAGCCCTGTGTCTCAAGAAAAAGATCTGCACTCAAATTTGAGCGAGTCAGAGAACAACAATACCCCTCTAGGAACTAATTCTGAGGGTACTTCCCATTCCAGGGATCTTCCTCCTGAAGACAATGTTGTTTCGCAGGTACCAAGCTTACCACATCGCGATCACTGTGAATCATCTCCATCTGAACATTCTGGAGTGGGAAGTAGAAGTACTCATTCTGAACCTGAACCTGAAAAGGTTATACTATTAACTGAGAGTTGCAAGCAGAACTCAGTTAAAAATGTATGTGTATCAAACAAGATGCAATCTCCAGACAATGAGTTTGATGAACCTGAATACATAGAAGATGCATTAAATGTGCGACATGGTACTGGCTGCAGTAGAACAAAGCCCAGTGATTCTTTTCTCACCAATCTAATAAAAAGGAGCTTCAAAATTAATAATGGAATGCGCAATGGAAGAGCAAGGGTGTATGTAAATGGCTTTCCTATCTCTGATCGTGCGGTCAGGAAGGCTGAGAAGCTTGCTGGAGCAATCTGCCCTGGTGATTATTG GTATGACTACCATGCTGGCTTCTGGGGTGTTATGGGGCGTCCTTGCCTTGGCATGATACCT CCTTATGTTCCAGAGTTTAATTACCCCATGCCCAAGAACTGCGCTGGTGGAAATACTAGCGTATTTGTTAATGGAAG